Below is a genomic region from Enterobacter hormaechei subsp. xiangfangensis.
TGCAAATGCTGAGCAAGTGGGCGGATAAAATTGATGTAATGTATTGCGGCCAGACGGTAGAAACCGCGCCAAGTGAAGACCTGGTGACGACGCCACATCATCCCTACACGCAGGCGCTGATCAGGGCGATCCCGGACTTTGGCAGCGCGATGCCGCACAAAAGCCGTCTGAATACGCTGCCTGGCGCGATACCGCTGCTGGAATCGCTGCCCATTGGCTGCCGTCTGGGACCACGTTGCCCGTATGCTCAGCGTAAATGCATTGAAACACCGCGCCTGACAGGGCCGAAAAACCATCTGTTTGCCTGTCATTTCCCGCTGAACATGGAGAGAGAGTGAAATGGTCGAAACCTTACTGGAAGTACGTAACCTGAGTAAGACCTTTCGCTATCGCACCGGCCTGTTTCACCGTCAGACCGTCGAGGCGGTTAAACCGCTGAGCTTTACGCTGCGCGAAAAGCAGACGCTGGCGATTATCGGTGAAAACGGCTCGGGCAAATCGACCCTGGCAAAAATGCTCGCGGGCATGGTCGAGCCAAGCGGCGGTGAAATACTGATTGACGATCATCCTCTGGAATTTGGGGACTATTCTTTTCGCAGTCAGCGCATCCGGATGATTTTTCAGGATCCGTCGACGTCCCTGAACCCGCGCCAGCGTATTTCCCAGATCCTGGATTTCCCGCTGCGGCTGAATACCGACCTGGAGCCGGAAGCGCGTCGCAAACGGATTGTCGAAACCCTGCGTCTGGTAGGCCTCCTGCCCGACCATGTCAGCTATTACCCGCACATGCTGGCCCCGGGCCAAAAACAGCGTCTCGGTCTGGCCCGCGCGCTGATCCTGCGCCCGAAAGTTATTATCGCCGACGAAGCGCTGGCGTCGCTGGATATGTCGATGCGTTCGCAGCTCATTAACCTGATGCTGGAGTTACAGGAAAAGCAGGGGATCTCGTATATTTACGTGACTCAGCACCTGGGCATGATGAAACACATCAGCGACCAGGTGCTGGTAATGCACCAGGGAGAAGTGGTCGAGCGCGGCAGTACCGCTGACGTACTGGCCTCCCCGCTCCATGACCTGACAAAACGCCTGATTGCCGGACACTTTGGTGAAGCATTGACGGCGGACGCGTGGCGTAAAGATCGTTAGCCGTTGCGTAACCCGCTTGCCAGCAGAGTAAACACCTCTATAGCATGCGGAAGGGTCTTCTGCGGTTCATCACTCGCGGCAATCAGCAGAGCCGCATTCAGCGCAGCGCCGTTCAGCAGATGGGCTGCGACTCTGGCATCCATCTTTTTGATTACGTTGCACTCCATCATTTTTTCGATGGTCTGACGGGTCGACTCAAGGCAGTTGTTCTGGCTGGGCCATTGCGCCGGGTCACCCAGAACAGCCGGGCCGTCAAGAAGGACGATACGCTGAACTTCCGGAACGAGCGCCATTTTGATATAGGCGATGCCCTCCGCCAGCAGTCGCTCCCAGTCATCATCGGCGGCGGCGGCAATCGCTTTCGCGTTTGCTGCCATTTCGCTGTCTATCTGCGCGACCACCGCCGCCAGTAATCCCTTCTTGTCGTTGAAATTATGATATAGCGCGCCGCGTGTTAACCCCACGCTTGCCGTGAGTTCATCCATTGACGCTGCGGCATAGCCTTTTTCAGCAAATGCCTTCCGCGCCGCCTGAATCATTCTCTCGCGATTTTCCTGGGCCGTTTCAGCACGACGTTTTGTAGCCATGGGACTTCCTTCATTAAGCGGTAATTATAATTTGACATACGCGGCGTATGTGGATTACATTTTTGACATACATCGCGTATGTTACTTCTACTGCGTAAGCACAACAATACCTCTGACAGAAAAGGAAAAGCCATGCATCCACGTGACCCCGTCTTTCCGGCTAATCGACATGCCCTCTATGAAGAGCATGGCTATTCAGCAGCAATCCGCTCTGGCGATCTGTTATTTGTTTCCGGTCAGGTTGGCAGCCGCAGCGATGGCACACCTGAACCCGACTTCCCCGCTCAGGTGCAGCTGGCGTTCGATAATTTACGGGCGACTCTGGCAGCCGCAGGGTGTACTTTTGACGATCTGATTGATGTCACGACATTTCATACCGATCCTGAAAACCAGTTCCCCGCCATCATGGAGGCGAAAAAACTGGCGTTTCCGCACCCCCCTTACCCAAACTGGACAGCAATAGGCGTTAACTGGCTTGCGGGTTTTGATTTCGAAATTAAGGTTATCGCCAGGATCCCTACGCCCGCGAATTAACATCTGGCAGTAAACTGATTTACCGTTAAGCTATCACTGACGCACAAATGAAAGACAGCATCAGCAACTATATTCTCTCCTGGGTAGAAGAAAATAACTTTACTATTTTACACATTGGTGATTTGGTTGCAGATATTGGATACAGCAGAAGAACCATCGAAACATGGTTTAAAGAGAAGTATCGGCTCTCTTTAGGTGAATATATTCTCCGACGGAGGTTAAGCCGTGCCGCCATTATGCTGAGAATGACGTCGATTCCGGTGACGGATATTGCGTATTTATTCCATTACCAGAGCAGTCAGGGATTTTCCAGAGCCTTTAAAAAAATGATGGGGCTGACACCCTCTGAGTACAGATGTGCCAGAGGGTGGAATTTTGACATCTTACAGCCCTCTTTTTTATTAAGCGAACATGAAACGCCTGAGCTCGAGGTCTGCTATCTGGATGAAACGTTTATCTATACGTATGAAATTATCGAACACGATCATCTTTTTGATACCTCAGTGCATGATATTACTAAAAAAATCAAAAAGCTCCTGACAGAAAACCGCCATGATATCGATAAAATTATTCTGATGCCCCGCCGCCCCGAGTTAGGCAAAAGCCGATCGTATCTGGTCGAGGTATTAATATCGTACGCGTTACAAAGCGACACGGTGACAAATAAAAAATCCTGCATTGTGCGTGGGAGATACGCAAGAATGCCCTTTAGCGGTAGCTGGGAAATCTACAGCGCGTTTAACAAGATTGCCTTCGTTAAGGCGATGGTAAATCAACGCCTGACGTTGCGCGACGGTATTTACCTGATGAAAATTAATGGGTACAGCGACGAGTCTGTCGATTTTGATGTTTTCATCCCCATCCTGTAACCTCAGCTTCATTCAGCCTGTCTGGTAACAATTCTGTTTTTACCGTTGTGCTTAGCCTCATACAACGCCTCGTCCACGTCACGCATAATATCATTGCCGTTGACGTTATTCTGAATGGCTGAGCACACGCCGATACTTAATGTGACCTTTACAGGGAGAGCATAATGATAGCCCGGCCCGGTGCGCTGTTGAACGTTCTGGCGAATACGCTCCGCGACGGCCATAGCCTGCTTACCGTCGGTATCCGGCAGCAGCAGACCAAATTCCTCGCCTCCCAGTCGGGCAAAGATGTCGTTATCGCGAATGCTGTCTTTGATAATATCCACGACCGCCAGAATCACGCGATCCCCCACAAGATGCCCCCAGTTATCGTTAATCGACTTAAAGTTGTCGATGTCCAGCATCATAATGCTGGTCCCCTTTTCTGTCCTGAGCGAGCGGACCCGCGGAAGTGCCTCATAAAAATATTTACGGTTGTAGATCTGAGTAAGCGGATCGCGATCAACCCGATCGCCGAAAATTTTCAACAGGTTAAAGACATGGAATATTAAGGTACAAATCACAAATAATTTGCTGAGGACCTCTACTGCCCGGCTGATATACCAGAGCGACAGATTGTAAGTATCAAGCAGTAAGAGGAAAAAATTGTAAACGATGGCGGAAAGGCAAACCACAATAATACTGTTCCAGATCCCGGACGCCAGGCGTGTCACAGAGATCATATAACAAAGTAAAGCCGACCAGAGCAGGATCAGAACGTTTACGTACCTGATATCCCAGACAGGATAATGATGTTCATCTTCGTATGCTGCAATCGTTAATGTCCAGGCCGGATGGTAGCTGCTGAGATAATGGGCCAGCATCGGAAACATAACCAGTGTCATCATTAATGCTAACGTCATGCTGATCTTATTTCGGAATCTGAGCGTGGATCGTATCGTGATTTTTTCCACACGGACCGCCAGCGCCAGTAATACGATAAAGCTCAGCTGCCGAAAAAAATAGAATACCGCCGTATCGTTGGTTTTTGCCGCCTGGGTAAAACCAGCATGCTCCGGAAGCTGAATGACAATGATCGTCTCAATGAAATAAACCAGCCCACTAAGAAATGCCAGGCTCAGAATGAATAAGGAAAAACGCGATCGGTCGGAGGCATACAGCATCTGGATAAAAATAAAGATAATGGTATCCAGAAAGAACAGCGCAATCATGACGATCAAATAGGTGGTCATAGGCACCCTGAAACCAGGATTATCATTCACGCAAAAGGAGTTCACCGCGATCATAAGCGCAAAAAGCGCCGCACCTGACAGCATGATCAGTTTTTCGGCCAACGTTATATTTTTCATCTTCCTTCTTACCGCACACAGATAAAGACGCAAAATGGCATAGCCGTTATCGACCCTCGCGCAATTTTAAAGCGTTTAAAGGGCTAAACGGATCATTTTGCGCAAAAGGCGCTGGACACATCAGCATGAGGGCGGCGTCACGGTGCCCGCTGGTTGGATGAGGCGAACCCCGCGTGCGGTGATATACTGCTGGGATACACACGAAACGGCCTGATGAAGAGTCAGTTCAACCTCTTCCGTGAGCCCATTCACGGCGCAGGAGCGAGAAATATCGTGACACATGGGGCTGTGAGTGGGCTATAATTTCGAGCTAATTTCGAATGATTTTGAAATACTGCCTGTAACGCTATGAATTACAAGGCAAAATAAGCAATGAATATAAGGATTAAAGCTATGGGTTTTCTTTCCGGTAAGCGCATTCTGGTGACTGGCGTTGCCAGCAAACTGTCCATCGCATACGGCATCGCACAGGCAATGCATCGCGAAGGCGCTGAGCTGGCGTTCACCTACCAGAACGACAAGCTGAAAGGCCGTGTTGAAGAATTTGCCGCGCAGCTGGGTTCCAGCATTGTTCTGGAATGTGACGTTGCACAAGACGAAAGCATTGATGGCATGTTTGCTGAACTGGCAAAAGCATGGCCGAAATTCGACGGTTTTGTTCACTCCATCGGCTTCGCTCCTGGCGACCAGCTGGACGGCGACTATGTGAACGCGGTTACCCGTGATGGCTTCAAAATCGCCCACGACATCAGCTCCTACAGCTTCGTTGCAATGGCAAAATCCTGCCGCGCGATGCTGAACCCGGGCGCAGCCCTGCTGACCCTGTCCTACCTCGGCGCAGAACGTGCTATCCCTAACTACAACGTTATGGGTCTGGCGAAAGCGTCTCTGGAAGCCAACGTGCGCTACATGGCGAACGCAATGGGTCCTGAAGGCGTGCGTGTTAACGCTATTTCTGCGGGTCCAATCCGTACCCTGGCCGCTTCCGGTATCAAAGATTTCCGTAAAATGCTGGCACACTGCGAAGCGGTTACCCCGATTCGTCGTACCGTTACCATCGAAGATGTGGGTAACTCTGCGGCATTCCTGTGCTCTGACCTTTCCGCAGGTATCTCCGGCGAAGTGGTTCACGTTGACGGCGGCTTCAACATCGCTGCAATGAACGAGCTGGAAATCAAATAAGCTTGTCACTCTCTTCCCGCCAGGGAAGAGAGTTTCTCACCGCCCCGCTCCTCGTTATTCCGTTCTGCTATTTGTTATCACCTAACAATATTTTTCCCCTCATCCGCCTTACGCCAGGATATTGATCGCCATTTTGAGATCAAGGAACGCCCATGGAACAACGCCGTTTTTCCGGCAAAGGCCACTGGTATCATGAAACCCAGTCGAATCATTCGCAGACGGACGTTCTGCCGCTGGTGCCCGAAGCCGCTAACGTCGACGACCGTTTTTTGCTCGATTTAGCCCTGCCCGATGACATTCTCGCAAGCTGTGCTGGTTGGCTTGCGCCTGCCCGAACCCTGTGTCATCTTTTGTTCCCGCTTGATACTCCCGTGAGCCGTCTGCATACGCTCAGCGCCTACGACAGGCTGAGCACGGCATTAACGGTTGCCCAGGCGTGTGGTGTTCAGCGGCTCTGTAACCACTACGCTGCCCTGCTCGCCCCTCTACCGGGGCCGGACTCCTCCCGGGAAAGCAATCGACGCCTTGCAGAAATTACCCAGTATGCCCGCCAGTTAGCAAGCTCACCCGATGTGATCGATGACAAAGCCCAAAACCAGCTTGATGAGGTTGGACTCACAACGTATGACATTGTGCTTATCAACCAGATCATCGGCTTTGTCGGTTTTCAGGCGCGAGTGGTCGCGGTATTTCAGGCATTGCTTGGCCATCCGGTACGCTGGTTGCCCGGGCACCACATTCAGCCCCATACGCTGCCGGTTAGCTTCAGCAGATGGACCGCCACGCTACCCGCGGTTGAGCTAAAATATGCCAGTGCGCTTCAGCTTGAGGCGCTCTCACGCTGGCAGGCGGAACCGGCGCTTGAAGCGCTCACCCCTGTGCTGTGTCATGAGCCGATGCTGCTTAATCTGACGGGCGAAATTCTGCTTAACCATCCGCTAAGTGAAGGCCCCGCGTCTTCGATGATCTCAGCCGCTCGTGCGCTGCTCGTCGCCTCTCCGGATCGCTTTAGCGCCGCCCAGTTAACGCCCCTGACCGGGTCAGGTCTCTCGCCAGAGAAGGCCATCAATCTGCTAACCCGAGATGCATTTTATGGCTGGCTGGACCGTCTGCGTGTGGCGCTCGGCAAAGAGGAATAACCATACTCTTTACCTAAAGAGCGCTTGCTGTAGCAGTGAGATTCGCGTAAAACTGTCAGCCGCTCAATGGCTACGAAAATAGAACATTATGTTTCAGGACAACCCGCTGCTAGCGCAGCTTAAACAGCAACTGCATTCCCAGACGCCGCGTGCAGAAGGGGTCGTAAAAGCCACGGAAAAGGGCTTTGGCTTTCTTGAAGTTGATGGGCAGAAGAGCTACTTCATTCCGCCTCCTCAGATGAAGAAAGTGATGCATGGCGACCGTATTTCGGCCGTTATTCATACCGAAAAGGAACGAGAGTCTGCCGAGCCGGAAGCACTGATCGAACCTTTCCTGACCCGCTTTGTCGGGAAAGTGCATAAAAAAGACGATCGTCTTTCCGTCGTGCCGGACCATCCTTTCCTGAAAGATGCTATTCCGTGCCGCGCCGCGCGTGGCGTTGAGCATGATTTTGTTGAGGGTGACTGGGCGGTTGCTGA
It encodes:
- the sapF gene encoding putrescine export ABC transporter ATP-binding protein SapF; the encoded protein is MVETLLEVRNLSKTFRYRTGLFHRQTVEAVKPLSFTLREKQTLAIIGENGSGKSTLAKMLAGMVEPSGGEILIDDHPLEFGDYSFRSQRIRMIFQDPSTSLNPRQRISQILDFPLRLNTDLEPEARRKRIVETLRLVGLLPDHVSYYPHMLAPGQKQRLGLARALILRPKVIIADEALASLDMSMRSQLINLMLELQEKQGISYIYVTQHLGMMKHISDQVLVMHQGEVVERGSTADVLASPLHDLTKRLIAGHFGEALTADAWRKDR
- a CDS encoding TetR/AcrR family transcriptional regulator; the encoded protein is MATKRRAETAQENRERMIQAARKAFAEKGYAAASMDELTASVGLTRGALYHNFNDKKGLLAAVVAQIDSEMAANAKAIAAAADDDWERLLAEGIAYIKMALVPEVQRIVLLDGPAVLGDPAQWPSQNNCLESTRQTIEKMMECNVIKKMDARVAAHLLNGAALNAALLIAASDEPQKTLPHAIEVFTLLASGLRNG
- a CDS encoding RidA family protein, which codes for MHPRDPVFPANRHALYEEHGYSAAIRSGDLLFVSGQVGSRSDGTPEPDFPAQVQLAFDNLRATLAAAGCTFDDLIDVTTFHTDPENQFPAIMEAKKLAFPHPPYPNWTAIGVNWLAGFDFEIKVIARIPTPAN
- a CDS encoding helix-turn-helix transcriptional regulator, with protein sequence MKDSISNYILSWVEENNFTILHIGDLVADIGYSRRTIETWFKEKYRLSLGEYILRRRLSRAAIMLRMTSIPVTDIAYLFHYQSSQGFSRAFKKMMGLTPSEYRCARGWNFDILQPSFLLSEHETPELEVCYLDETFIYTYEIIEHDHLFDTSVHDITKKIKKLLTENRHDIDKIILMPRRPELGKSRSYLVEVLISYALQSDTVTNKKSCIVRGRYARMPFSGSWEIYSAFNKIAFVKAMVNQRLTLRDGIYLMKINGYSDESVDFDVFIPIL
- a CDS encoding GGDEF domain-containing protein is translated as MKNITLAEKLIMLSGAALFALMIAVNSFCVNDNPGFRVPMTTYLIVMIALFFLDTIIFIFIQMLYASDRSRFSLFILSLAFLSGLVYFIETIIVIQLPEHAGFTQAAKTNDTAVFYFFRQLSFIVLLALAVRVEKITIRSTLRFRNKISMTLALMMTLVMFPMLAHYLSSYHPAWTLTIAAYEDEHHYPVWDIRYVNVLILLWSALLCYMISVTRLASGIWNSIIVVCLSAIVYNFFLLLLDTYNLSLWYISRAVEVLSKLFVICTLIFHVFNLLKIFGDRVDRDPLTQIYNRKYFYEALPRVRSLRTEKGTSIMMLDIDNFKSINDNWGHLVGDRVILAVVDIIKDSIRDNDIFARLGGEEFGLLLPDTDGKQAMAVAERIRQNVQQRTGPGYHYALPVKVTLSIGVCSAIQNNVNGNDIMRDVDEALYEAKHNGKNRIVTRQAE
- the fabI gene encoding enoyl-ACP reductase FabI, which codes for MGFLSGKRILVTGVASKLSIAYGIAQAMHREGAELAFTYQNDKLKGRVEEFAAQLGSSIVLECDVAQDESIDGMFAELAKAWPKFDGFVHSIGFAPGDQLDGDYVNAVTRDGFKIAHDISSYSFVAMAKSCRAMLNPGAALLTLSYLGAERAIPNYNVMGLAKASLEANVRYMANAMGPEGVRVNAISAGPIRTLAASGIKDFRKMLAHCEAVTPIRRTVTIEDVGNSAAFLCSDLSAGISGEVVHVDGGFNIAAMNELEIK
- a CDS encoding CMD domain-containing protein translates to MEQRRFSGKGHWYHETQSNHSQTDVLPLVPEAANVDDRFLLDLALPDDILASCAGWLAPARTLCHLLFPLDTPVSRLHTLSAYDRLSTALTVAQACGVQRLCNHYAALLAPLPGPDSSRESNRRLAEITQYARQLASSPDVIDDKAQNQLDEVGLTTYDIVLINQIIGFVGFQARVVAVFQALLGHPVRWLPGHHIQPHTLPVSFSRWTATLPAVELKYASALQLEALSRWQAEPALEALTPVLCHEPMLLNLTGEILLNHPLSEGPASSMISAARALLVASPDRFSAAQLTPLTGSGLSPEKAINLLTRDAFYGWLDRLRVALGKEE